In Candidatus Roseilinea sp., one DNA window encodes the following:
- the smpB gene encoding SsrA-binding protein: protein MSKANDNPIKIVASNRRATFDYTLEERFEAGIVLTGGEIKSVRAGKMDLRDAFVQIRNGEAWLVNAYIPTYDLATGFARAAAQDGERRDRKLLLHKKEILELARGVERKGYTAIATKAYLKRGRAKVEIALAKGKKLYDKRQAVAKRDADRDIQRALRERY from the coding sequence ATGAGCAAAGCAAACGACAACCCGATAAAAATTGTCGCGTCCAATCGCAGGGCGACCTTCGACTACACGCTCGAGGAACGCTTCGAGGCGGGGATCGTCTTGACCGGAGGGGAGATCAAGTCGGTTCGGGCGGGCAAAATGGATTTGCGCGACGCCTTCGTGCAAATCCGCAACGGCGAAGCCTGGCTGGTCAACGCCTACATCCCAACCTACGATCTCGCCACCGGCTTTGCGCGTGCAGCCGCACAGGACGGCGAACGCCGCGACCGCAAGCTGCTGTTGCACAAGAAGGAGATCCTCGAACTCGCGCGCGGTGTCGAGCGGAAAGGCTATACCGCGATCGCCACCAAGGCGTATCTCAAGCGCGGACGGGCGAAGGTCGAAATTGCGCTGGCGAAGGGCAAGAAGCTGTATGACAAGCGACAAGCCGTGGCCAAACGCGACGCCGACCGGGATATCCAACGCGCACTGCGCGAACGATACTGA